AAGAACAGCATCAGTTTGTGGACCAGCTACGACGTGTTGCCGAAGTTCACGATCGGCGGCGGCGCGTTCTATATGTCGCAGGTGTACGGCGACACGGCGAACCTGCGCGCGGTGCCGTCTTACTGGCGCTTCGACGGCGTGGCGACGTACCGGATCAACAAGAAGGTCGATCTGCAACTGAACGTGCAGAACATCTTCAACCGTACGTATTACGACCAGGCGTATCCGGCGCACTATGCGTCGATCGCGGCCGGGCGTTCGGCGTTCCTGACGCTCAACGCGCATTACTAGGCAGTGGCGCGATGGAACAGGTGAGCGTGAAGGCGTTGGCGAGCGTGTCGCATGACGAACTCGCCGCGATCCTCGCCGGCCCGCCCGCGCAGGCCGCTGCGTGGGTCGCGGCGGCGGCGCATAACGGCATTCTCGAGGCGCAGGCCGTGTACGGTCAGTATCTGCTCGACGGACACGGCGTGGCGCGCGATGCCGGCGAAGCCTTCACGTGGTTCACCCACGCGGCGCGCCGGGATCATCCGATGGCGATGAACATGCTCGGCCGCTGCTACGAGCACGGCTGGGGCACCGCCGCCTGCGCGCCGGTCGCCGTGTATTGGTACCGGCTCGCTGCGCGAGCCGGACTCGATTGGGGCATGTACAACTATGCGTCGGCGTTGACGCTCGGCCATGGCGTTGAAGCCGATCGGGCGCAGGCGTTGCAGTGGTTTCAGCGTGCCGCCGAACTCGGCCATGTGAAGTCGCTCAACTTTATCGGCAGCTTTTACGAGGACGGCTGGGAAGTCGATGCGGACGCAAGCATCGCGTTCGACTACTACCGCCGCGCGGCGGAAGGCGGTGATTTTCGCGGACAGTTCAATTACGCGCGACTGCTGGCCGCGCGCGGTGAGATCGAAAGCGCGTTGCACTGGCTGCGGCGGGTGCCGCAAACGGGCACCGCGGCGTTCGTCGCGAAGATGCGGACGTGGCTGGCCGCTTCGCCGGTGAAGGCGTTTCAGGCCCTGGCGGACGACTTCAATACGGAAAGCCACGCGGGCAGCCTGGCAACGTTCGCTACCACGATGAACCTGACACGGGAGTCGCGCGCATGATGCTCCATCTTCCCGGCGTGCTCAGCAAAGAGCAGGTCGCGCAATGCCGCGACGTTCTCGATGCGGCGGATTGGATCGACGGTAACGCGACGTCCGGCGCGCAGTCGGCGCAAGCGAAACGCAACCAGCAGCTAGCGGAAGGCTCGCCCGCCGCACGCGCGGTGGGCGATGCGATTCAGGACGCGCTCGGGCGCCATGCGCGCTTCTTTTCCGCTGCGTTGCCGCTCAAAGTATTTCCGCCGCTCTTCAACCGCTACGCCGGCGGCGATGGTTTCGGCACGCACGTGGACAACGCGATCCGCCAGTTGCGCGGCACCGACTTCCGGATTCGCAGCGATCTGTCGGCCACGCTTTTTCTCGCCGAGCCGGAGTCGTACGACGGCGGTGAACTCTGCATTGAAGATACGTATGGCGTGCATCGCGCCAAACTGCCGGCCGGCGACATGGTGCTCTACCCCGCGTCGAGCCTGCACCACGTCAGCGCCGTCACGCGCGGCGTGCGGGTCGCGTCGTTCTTCTGGATTCAAAGCATGGTACGCGACGACGGCGAGCGCGCACTGCTGTTCCAGCTCGACAACGACGTGCAGCGTCTCACGACCGAGAAAGGCTCGAACGATGCGACGGTGATCAGCCTGACCGGCGTTTATCACAATCTGCTGCGGCGTTGGGCGGATGCGTGAGGGGGTGGGAGGCAAAAGCGCCGGCAACTGCCGGAACGCTGGCCTCATCGGCTAGTCGTCTTCCTCGACAGTCATAGTTTCCCATATGGGAAATAATTAGGTCACGCGAAAGATTTCTGTTATTGTTTCTCATATTGGAAACATAGGTAAAGACACTCCGCGAATCTTTGATTATTTCCAATATGGGAAACTATGGCTCGCTCTCTCGAAACCCCAAGCTCTCAACCCGGCCCACAGGTGCTCGACCTCGGCACCTTGGGCGAGCTCGTTCGTCACCGTCGCCTGGCACTGGCGCTGCGCATCGACGATGCTGCACACGCCTGCGGGGTGGCGGCCAATGTCCTCTCACGGTTGGAGAACGGCAATTCCGTAGGAGTCGACCGCCTTCTTCTGGTGCTCTCCGGACTTGGGCTCGCAATGCTCATCACCGGTAAGGAACAGGCGCTGCGGTACATGCCGGAGCAATCCGGCGACGACAGCTTGCCGACTTCCGTCGGGCTCGATAACGACAAGGGGCATAAACCATGAGCGAACATTCGCTTTATGCCTTCACGGAAACCCTGCCGGTCGGGAAACTCAGTCACGACGCCCAGGCAGGCCGCTACAGCTTCCAGTATGCCGACGCATGGGCGGCGGCGCACCAGTCGTTCTATCTCTCGCCAGCCATTCCGTTACACCGGGAACCTGAAAGCCCCGGGGCCGTGCAGCGGTTTCTGGAAAACCTGCTGCCCGAAGGGCGTGCGCTCGATATTGCCTCCGTCTTCAACCAGGTGTCGAAGGGCAATACGTTCGCCCTGATCAACGTGCTGGGAAAGGAACCCGTCGGCGCATTCAGTTTCGTCGCATTAGACGCGAGTGAGGAGAAGGCCGCGCGCATCATGCGCGAGCAGTTGCTTGAACCCATCCGCCGACCGCTGCCCGATGAGGAATTGAGTCAGCGCATCCGCGAGCGCGACGCGATCCCCTTCCCGGTTTGGGACCGCAAGGTTCGCCTGTCACTCGCGGGATATCAGGACAAGCTCCAGGTTCTCGTTGAAGATTCGCAGCTCTCGCTGGCCGACGGCTCGCTCAGCTCGACGCACCTTCTCAAGCCGGAAAGCCTCAATCCGCGCATGCCCTTCATGGTGGCCAACGAGCACTTCTGCATGAGCGTCGCCGCGCGTTTACGCATGCCAGTTGCCCCGGTCGCCATTCGCCGGATTCCGGAGCCGATTCTGCTCATCGAGCGCTTCGACCGCGAGGTGAAATGGCGGGATGGGCAGGTTGACCAGGTTCATCGTCTGCACGTGATCGACTCGTGCCAGGCACTCGATTTGCCGCGCGATTTCAAATACGAGCGCAACCTCGGCGCCGGCGAAAACGTTCGCAACATCCGCGAAGGCGTGAGTTTCGAGCGGCTCTTCACGCTGCTCGACCAAATGGTGACCCCGGCGACCGCGCGTCCTTTCCTGCTCCGATGGGCCTTGCTTCAACTGATGCTAGGCAACAGCGACGCGCACGGAAAAAACATCTCATTCTTTGCGGGTCCCGCGGGACTCACGCCCGCGCCCATGTATGACATCGTCTCGGTCAACGTCTATGGCCGCGACGTGGAGGCTGACATGGCGATGGCCTACGGCGATGTTTTCGTTCTGGAGGACATCACACCGTACGCACTCGCCGATTTCGCAAAGCGTACGAATACGCCGCCCGCGACACTCGCACGCGAGATAGTGCGCATGGCGGATGCCATTCTCCGGCACGCGCCAGAGCAGGCGGCCTCCGCTGTTTACTCAGAAGACGAACGCGCACATGTCAAGCGGATTTCTGATTTCGCCTGCGTCCAGGCGACGCGTTTGCGCGGGCTCGCTCGCGAAGTGCCGAAAGTGAACCCGAACCTGCTCTGATTCGTCGACGTCTCCGTCTCCGTCTCCGCAAACATTACCGCCAAAAGAAAATCCCCCGAAACGTAACGTTTCGGGGGATTTCAGCGAATCGGCCTTAGCCCACCAACGCCTTTAACAACGACCCATCACGCAGCCGCCACTACCCTACGCGGCGACACGACCGACACCACAAAGCTCACGACGATATTCGCCGTCAGCGCGATCAGACCGATATACACCGGATAGACCGCATCGCCCAGATGCAGCGCGTACACCGGCTTGAGCCCTTGAATGATCGCAAGGCTCGTCCCGATCACAATGCCCACCAGCCAGCCGAGGAACAGACCCGGCGTATTCAACCGGCGCGTGTACAGCGAGAACACGATAGCCGGGAAAATCTGCAGAATCCACACGCCGCCCAGCAGTTGCAGATCGATCGCGTACTGCGTCGGCAGGAACACGATGAACAGCAGCGCGCCGAACTTCACGACCAGCGACACGATCTTTGCCGTAGAGGCTTCGCCTTCAGGCGAGATATTCGGCGACA
This genomic stretch from Paraburkholderia bryophila harbors:
- a CDS encoding transcriptional regulator yields the protein MLDLGTLGELVRHRRLALALRIDDAAHACGVAANVLSRLENGNSVGVDRLLLVLSGLGLAMLITGKEQALRYMPEQSGDDSLPTSVGLDNDKGHKP
- a CDS encoding Fe2+-dependent dioxygenase; the protein is MMLHLPGVLSKEQVAQCRDVLDAADWIDGNATSGAQSAQAKRNQQLAEGSPAARAVGDAIQDALGRHARFFSAALPLKVFPPLFNRYAGGDGFGTHVDNAIRQLRGTDFRIRSDLSATLFLAEPESYDGGELCIEDTYGVHRAKLPAGDMVLYPASSLHHVSAVTRGVRVASFFWIQSMVRDDGERALLFQLDNDVQRLTTEKGSNDATVISLTGVYHNLLRRWADA
- a CDS encoding HipA domain-containing protein, with amino-acid sequence MSEHSLYAFTETLPVGKLSHDAQAGRYSFQYADAWAAAHQSFYLSPAIPLHREPESPGAVQRFLENLLPEGRALDIASVFNQVSKGNTFALINVLGKEPVGAFSFVALDASEEKAARIMREQLLEPIRRPLPDEELSQRIRERDAIPFPVWDRKVRLSLAGYQDKLQVLVEDSQLSLADGSLSSTHLLKPESLNPRMPFMVANEHFCMSVAARLRMPVAPVAIRRIPEPILLIERFDREVKWRDGQVDQVHRLHVIDSCQALDLPRDFKYERNLGAGENVRNIREGVSFERLFTLLDQMVTPATARPFLLRWALLQLMLGNSDAHGKNISFFAGPAGLTPAPMYDIVSVNVYGRDVEADMAMAYGDVFVLEDITPYALADFAKRTNTPPATLAREIVRMADAILRHAPEQAASAVYSEDERAHVKRISDFACVQATRLRGLAREVPKVNPNLL
- a CDS encoding tetratricopeptide repeat protein, which gives rise to MEQVSVKALASVSHDELAAILAGPPAQAAAWVAAAAHNGILEAQAVYGQYLLDGHGVARDAGEAFTWFTHAARRDHPMAMNMLGRCYEHGWGTAACAPVAVYWYRLAARAGLDWGMYNYASALTLGHGVEADRAQALQWFQRAAELGHVKSLNFIGSFYEDGWEVDADASIAFDYYRRAAEGGDFRGQFNYARLLAARGEIESALHWLRRVPQTGTAAFVAKMRTWLAASPVKAFQALADDFNTESHAGSLATFATTMNLTRESRA